One segment of Corynebacterium atrinae DNA contains the following:
- a CDS encoding nitrate reductase subunit alpha → MTTTANPLFKFGSYLRKGQVSDSGQQLFLKGGRQADIFYRNRWSFDKMVRSTHGVNCTGSCSWKVYVKDGVITWESQAVDYPTTSPDMPDYEPRGCPRGASFSWYTYSPTRIRFPYARGVLVDMYREAKARLGDPVLAWREIVETPEKRHAYVSQRGKGGLIRISYEEAIEIAAAAHTYTIRQYGPDRVAGFTVIPAMSQVSYGAGTRFLQMIGGVALSFYDWYADLPPASPQTFGDQTDVPESGDWYNSSYLMMWGSNIPVTRTPDSHFMVETRYNGTKVVVVSPDFADNTKFADEWLRIDPGTDAALAFAMGHVILSEFHVAKKTPFFLDYMRKYTDSPFLISLDEREDGSLTPGKFLTASLLDDSHAELRSTPNASHRLLMMQADGAIVDPGGTLADRYGDDGTGKWNLRQDGVDTVLSIADTEDFCTTEILLPRFDLDADPDDVNGTGPIGAGIITRGVPYRVVDGQKVTTVFDVMLAHYGVPRPDLDLPGQWPTDFHDATSPGTPAWQEELTGVPANAAIRIGREFAQNAVDSKGRSQIIMGAGVNHYFHADSIYRTFLALTSMCGTQGVNGGGWAHYVGQEKLRPMNGWSQYAFALDWQRPARQMITTGFYYLTTDQWRYDNSKASRLASPLANRGVVGTKSLSDTLIESMKRGWMPSYPQFNRNPLLLADEAAAAGMDVKDYIVDQLESGEMQFACEDPDAPENWPRILLNWRTNLMGSSAKGTEFFLRHMLGVDSDATATELTPDERPETITWREKAPEGKLDLMLTTDFRNTSTTLVSDIVLPAATWYEKHDLSTTDMHPFIHSFNAAINPPWETRTDFEVFRDLSKSVAEQAVKWLGTQTDIITAPLGHDSPDELNMPNGIVPDLAESGLVPGTTMAKLVPIERDYTKIYEKWTHLGPLTGTLGTGVHGTAYNVSQQVEELGLINGTSETSIGDLPDLDTDIKAIEMILHLSGVSNGEVAKEGFTNQGKRVGADMSDLYAGNESTHIGWDQIKERPTEVITSPEWTGSKKDGRRYTAFSINIEYDKPFHTLSGRMHYYLDHDWFLDYGEALPVYRPPLDRLHLNGETNPGQLVKGEDGNPEVTVRYLTPHNKWSIHSQYFDNLHVLSISRGGQVVWMSDKDAAKIGVVDNEWIEVYNRNGIVSARAIVTHRIPEGTAIMNHAQERTVGTPLNENTGRRGGTHNSLTRIMIKPIHVAGGYGHLTYGFNYIGPTGNNRDEVTRIRRRSQEVQF, encoded by the coding sequence ATGACTACCACCGCCAACCCGCTGTTTAAGTTCGGCAGCTACCTGCGCAAAGGCCAAGTCTCCGACAGCGGCCAGCAGCTCTTCCTCAAGGGTGGCCGCCAAGCCGACATCTTCTACCGCAACCGCTGGTCCTTCGACAAGATGGTCCGCTCCACCCACGGCGTCAACTGCACCGGCTCCTGCTCCTGGAAGGTCTACGTCAAAGACGGCGTGATCACCTGGGAATCCCAGGCCGTGGACTACCCCACCACGAGCCCGGACATGCCGGACTATGAGCCCCGCGGCTGCCCCCGCGGCGCCTCCTTCTCCTGGTACACCTACTCCCCCACCCGCATCCGCTTCCCCTACGCCCGCGGCGTCCTCGTGGACATGTACCGCGAGGCCAAAGCCCGCCTCGGCGATCCGGTGCTGGCCTGGCGCGAAATCGTGGAAACGCCCGAGAAACGCCACGCCTACGTCTCCCAGCGCGGCAAGGGCGGCCTCATCCGCATCTCCTACGAAGAGGCCATCGAGATCGCGGCCGCCGCCCACACCTACACCATCCGCCAGTACGGCCCGGACCGAGTGGCCGGCTTCACCGTCATTCCGGCGATGTCACAGGTTTCTTACGGCGCCGGTACCCGCTTCCTGCAGATGATCGGCGGTGTCGCCCTCTCCTTCTACGACTGGTACGCCGACCTGCCACCCGCCTCCCCGCAAACTTTCGGCGACCAGACCGACGTTCCGGAATCGGGTGACTGGTACAACTCCTCCTACCTCATGATGTGGGGTTCCAACATCCCCGTCACCCGTACCCCGGATTCCCACTTCATGGTGGAAACCCGCTACAACGGCACCAAAGTTGTTGTCGTCTCGCCCGACTTCGCCGACAACACCAAGTTTGCCGATGAATGGCTGCGCATCGATCCGGGTACCGACGCCGCCCTGGCTTTCGCCATGGGACACGTCATCCTCTCGGAGTTCCACGTGGCGAAGAAGACCCCCTTCTTCCTCGACTACATGCGCAAATACACCGACTCGCCCTTCCTCATCTCCCTCGACGAGCGCGAGGATGGCTCACTGACCCCGGGCAAGTTCCTCACCGCCTCGCTGCTCGATGATTCCCACGCCGAGCTCCGCTCCACACCCAACGCCTCCCACCGACTGCTCATGATGCAGGCCGATGGCGCCATCGTCGACCCGGGCGGAACCCTGGCCGATCGCTACGGCGACGACGGCACCGGCAAGTGGAACCTCCGCCAAGACGGCGTGGACACCGTGCTATCCATCGCCGACACCGAGGACTTCTGCACCACCGAGATCCTCCTGCCCCGCTTCGACCTCGACGCCGACCCCGACGATGTCAACGGCACCGGGCCCATCGGCGCCGGCATCATCACCCGCGGCGTCCCCTACCGGGTCGTCGACGGACAAAAGGTCACCACCGTCTTCGACGTCATGCTGGCCCACTACGGCGTGCCCCGCCCCGACCTCGATCTCCCCGGCCAGTGGCCCACTGACTTCCACGACGCCACCTCGCCGGGCACCCCTGCCTGGCAGGAAGAACTCACGGGCGTGCCCGCCAACGCCGCCATCCGCATTGGCCGCGAATTCGCGCAGAACGCGGTGGACTCCAAGGGACGCTCGCAGATCATCATGGGCGCGGGCGTCAACCACTACTTCCACGCCGACAGCATCTACCGCACCTTCCTGGCCCTGACCTCGATGTGTGGCACCCAGGGCGTCAACGGTGGCGGTTGGGCGCACTACGTCGGCCAGGAAAAACTCCGGCCGATGAACGGCTGGTCGCAATACGCCTTCGCGCTGGACTGGCAGCGCCCGGCGCGCCAGATGATCACCACCGGCTTCTACTACCTCACCACCGATCAGTGGCGCTACGACAACTCCAAGGCTTCCCGCCTCGCCTCGCCGTTGGCTAACCGGGGTGTTGTGGGAACCAAGTCCTTGTCGGACACCCTCATCGAATCGATGAAGCGCGGTTGGATGCCGTCCTACCCGCAGTTCAACCGCAACCCTCTCCTCCTGGCCGACGAGGCAGCCGCTGCCGGCATGGATGTTAAGGATTACATCGTCGACCAGTTGGAATCCGGTGAGATGCAGTTCGCCTGCGAGGACCCGGATGCCCCAGAGAACTGGCCGCGCATCCTGCTCAACTGGCGCACCAACCTCATGGGTTCCTCCGCCAAGGGCACCGAGTTCTTCCTGCGCCACATGCTCGGCGTTGATTCTGATGCCACGGCCACCGAACTCACCCCGGATGAGCGCCCCGAGACGATCACCTGGCGGGAGAAGGCCCCCGAGGGCAAGCTCGATTTGATGCTCACGACGGACTTCCGCAACACGTCGACGACGCTGGTCTCCGACATCGTCCTCCCGGCCGCCACGTGGTACGAGAAGCACGATCTGTCCACCACGGACATGCACCCGTTCATTCACTCCTTCAACGCGGCCATCAACCCGCCATGGGAGACGCGCACCGATTTCGAGGTCTTCCGTGACCTGTCCAAGTCCGTGGCCGAGCAGGCAGTGAAGTGGCTGGGCACCCAGACCGACATCATCACCGCTCCGCTGGGACATGACTCGCCCGACGAGTTGAACATGCCCAATGGCATCGTCCCTGATCTCGCGGAATCCGGCCTCGTGCCCGGCACGACAATGGCCAAACTCGTTCCCATCGAACGGGACTACACCAAGATCTACGAGAAGTGGACGCACCTGGGTCCGCTGACCGGCACGCTTGGCACCGGTGTGCACGGCACGGCCTACAACGTCTCCCAGCAGGTGGAGGAGTTGGGGTTGATCAACGGCACCAGCGAGACTTCCATTGGTGATCTGCCGGACCTCGACACCGATATCAAGGCCATCGAGATGATCTTGCACCTGTCTGGCGTATCCAACGGCGAGGTAGCCAAGGAGGGATTTACCAACCAGGGCAAGCGCGTCGGCGCCGACATGTCCGACCTCTACGCCGGAAACGAGAGCACCCACATCGGGTGGGACCAGATCAAGGAACGCCCCACCGAGGTCATTACCTCACCGGAGTGGACCGGTTCCAAGAAGGACGGGCGACGCTACACCGCCTTTTCCATCAACATCGAATACGACAAGCCCTTCCACACCCTGTCTGGTCGCATGCATTACTACCTCGACCACGATTGGTTCCTCGACTACGGCGAAGCCCTGCCCGTGTATCGCCCACCGTTGGATCGCCTGCACCTCAACGGGGAGACGAACCCCGGCCAGCTGGTCAAGGGCGAGGACGGTAACCCGGAAGTCACCGTCCGCTACCTCACCCCGCACAACAAGTGGTCCATCCACTCGCAGTACTTTGACAACCTCCACGTGCTCTCCATCTCGCGGGGCGGCCAGGTGGTGTGGATGTCGGACAAGGACGCCGCGAAGATCGGCGTCGTGGACAACGAGTGGATCGAGGTCTATAACCGCAACGGCATCGTCTCCGCCCGCGCCAT
- a CDS encoding nitrate/nitrite transporter, which translates to MSTALNTEGRVLHGWDPEKEENWDSGIAWRTLWITTFTLFMAFCTWYLVSAIAPVLNQIGFDLSTSQLYWLTSLPGLAGGLLRLVFMFLPPILGTRKLISISSLLFVIPMLGWFFAVQNTDTPFWWLLCLAFLAGIGGGVFSGFMPSTGYFFPKRLAGTALGLQAGLGNFGVSFILLLAPWLMGVTLLGIGFIAPQRTGDGELFVHNPAIFMVPWAIAMAIVAWVFLKDVPVKANFRQQMDIFSNKNTWILTIAYLMTFGAFSGFAAQLALIINNVYGRNSEFAATYAIEDLPKGAAFAFLGPLIGSLVRAAWGPLCDRYGGAIWTFFAGVGMTISTIVAALFLTPDSPDDFWWFLGAMLFLFFFSGVGNASTFKQMPMILPKRQAGGVIGWTGAIAAFGPFIVGVMLSMIAPSTFFWGCVVFFAFATTLVWIYYARPNAPFPG; encoded by the coding sequence ATGTCAACAGCCCTCAACACCGAAGGCCGGGTCCTCCATGGCTGGGACCCCGAGAAGGAAGAAAACTGGGACTCCGGCATAGCCTGGCGAACCCTCTGGATCACCACCTTCACCCTCTTCATGGCCTTCTGTACCTGGTACCTGGTATCCGCCATCGCCCCAGTGCTCAACCAGATCGGCTTTGATCTCTCCACCTCCCAGCTCTACTGGCTCACCTCCCTGCCCGGCCTCGCCGGCGGCCTCCTGCGCCTGGTGTTCATGTTCCTCCCACCCATCCTGGGCACCCGGAAACTCATCTCCATCTCCTCCCTCCTGTTCGTCATCCCCATGCTCGGCTGGTTCTTCGCCGTCCAAAACACCGACACCCCCTTCTGGTGGCTGCTGTGCCTGGCCTTCCTCGCCGGCATCGGCGGCGGCGTGTTCTCCGGCTTCATGCCCTCTACCGGCTACTTCTTCCCGAAGCGCCTAGCCGGTACCGCCCTCGGTCTGCAGGCCGGACTGGGCAACTTCGGTGTCTCCTTCATCCTGCTTCTCGCCCCGTGGCTCATGGGCGTGACCCTGCTGGGCATCGGCTTCATCGCCCCGCAGCGCACAGGCGATGGCGAACTCTTCGTCCACAACCCCGCCATCTTCATGGTGCCGTGGGCCATCGCCATGGCCATCGTCGCCTGGGTGTTCCTCAAAGATGTTCCCGTCAAGGCGAACTTCAGGCAGCAGATGGACATCTTCAGCAACAAAAACACCTGGATCCTCACCATCGCCTACCTCATGACCTTCGGCGCATTCTCCGGCTTCGCCGCCCAGCTCGCGCTGATCATCAACAACGTCTACGGCCGCAATTCCGAGTTCGCTGCCACCTACGCCATCGAAGACCTGCCCAAGGGCGCGGCGTTCGCCTTCCTCGGCCCACTCATCGGCTCCCTTGTCCGCGCCGCCTGGGGCCCCCTGTGCGACCGCTACGGCGGAGCCATCTGGACCTTCTTCGCCGGCGTTGGCATGACCATCTCCACCATCGTCGCCGCCCTCTTCCTCACCCCCGACTCCCCGGATGACTTCTGGTGGTTCCTCGGCGCCATGCTCTTCCTGTTCTTCTTCTCCGGAGTAGGCAACGCCTCCACCTTCAAACAAATGCCCATGATCCTGCCCAAGCGCCAAGCCGGCGGCGTCATCGGCTGGACCGGCGCCATCGCCGCCTTCGGCCCCTTCATCGTCGGCGTCATGCTCTCCATGATTGCCCCCTCCACCTTCTTCTGGGGCTGCGTCGTCTTCTTCGCCTTCGCCACCACCCTCGTGTGGATCTACTACGCCCGCCCCAACGCCCCATTCCCCGGTTAA
- a CDS encoding molybdopterin-binding protein, with protein sequence MGTTLTAVIIVASDRVSSGEREDASGPLAQRLLAEAGITGDIVIVEEGFEAVSAALADARANHHRLILTVGGTGLGPRNQTPEATEPLLAVVLTGLMTQILLEGLAHSPCAGLSRALIGLTGRGPDDALIINSPSSKGAVRDTLVVVVPLLPNIFERLS encoded by the coding sequence ATGGGAACCACCCTCACCGCGGTGATCATCGTCGCCTCGGATCGCGTCAGCAGCGGCGAGCGGGAGGATGCCTCCGGCCCGCTCGCCCAGCGACTGCTGGCCGAAGCGGGCATCACGGGAGACATCGTCATCGTCGAGGAAGGCTTCGAGGCGGTCTCGGCCGCGCTTGCCGACGCCCGCGCGAACCACCACCGCCTCATCCTCACCGTCGGCGGCACGGGCCTAGGCCCGCGCAATCAAACTCCGGAGGCCACCGAGCCGCTGCTCGCCGTCGTGCTCACGGGATTGATGACGCAGATCCTGCTCGAAGGCCTGGCGCACTCGCCGTGCGCGGGACTCTCGCGAGCCCTCATCGGACTCACCGGGCGCGGCCCCGATGATGCCCTCATCATCAATTCGCCCAGCTCGAAAGGCGCGGTCCGGGACACCCTCGTCGTCGTGGTGCCTTTGCTGCCCAACATTTTTGAGCGCTTGAGCTAA
- a CDS encoding DNA methyltransferase yields MSKSPEVRLTWSHPGDASPDEAGSYQLSGLTRYSPEGTEALSAFDPADNLILRGDNLPALQALRPHVAGSVRLIYIDPPYNTGSSDYLYADKRSRADWLSFMQSRIDAALPLLHDDAVVIVQCSFHQSAYLEVLLDQTEGLHKVAVIHALVRHPGRALTADKQFNDVVEQILIYATSPAFRMPGQLRERDLADYRWEVELTGPGTPMLLDGRACTIYPPQSWQAIDVGPGQGTFRTHSIRGTLREKNSSGRFWVANLEPLDLAPLTLIRVPGIGADGLGHRFFHTPKPGNRNGSYFQGVPEGSTHTRIPYPNFLDVHEAYNKVAAEGGVSFRNGKKPESLLRQLIEMFTEPGDVVLDYHLGSGTTAAVAHKLGRRYIGIEQREWVETIALARLRDVIAGEQSGISADSGWQGGGSVVYGELR; encoded by the coding sequence ATGTCGAAGTCCCCGGAGGTCAGACTCACCTGGTCCCACCCCGGCGATGCCTCCCCCGATGAGGCGGGCAGCTATCAACTGAGCGGGCTCACCAGGTATTCGCCGGAAGGCACGGAAGCGCTATCCGCGTTTGACCCCGCCGACAACCTCATCCTCCGCGGTGATAATCTCCCCGCGCTTCAGGCGCTGCGCCCCCACGTGGCGGGCAGCGTTCGCCTCATCTACATCGACCCGCCGTACAACACCGGCAGCTCCGATTATCTCTACGCCGACAAGCGCAGCCGGGCCGATTGGCTAAGTTTCATGCAATCCCGGATCGACGCCGCCTTGCCGTTGCTTCACGACGACGCCGTGGTCATCGTCCAATGCTCCTTCCACCAATCGGCCTACCTCGAGGTCCTGCTCGATCAGACCGAAGGGCTGCACAAGGTCGCCGTCATTCATGCGCTGGTCCGCCACCCCGGCCGGGCCCTCACGGCCGATAAGCAATTCAACGATGTCGTGGAGCAGATCCTCATCTACGCCACGAGCCCGGCCTTCCGCATGCCGGGCCAGCTCCGCGAGCGCGATCTCGCGGACTACCGCTGGGAGGTCGAGCTCACCGGCCCCGGCACACCGATGCTTCTCGACGGCCGCGCCTGCACCATCTACCCACCCCAGTCCTGGCAGGCAATCGACGTCGGACCCGGCCAGGGCACCTTCCGCACCCACTCCATCCGCGGCACGCTGAGGGAGAAAAACTCCTCGGGGCGGTTCTGGGTCGCGAATCTGGAACCGCTGGACTTAGCACCCCTCACGCTTATCCGCGTCCCCGGCATTGGCGCCGATGGCCTCGGCCACCGTTTCTTCCACACCCCCAAACCGGGCAATCGCAATGGCTCCTACTTCCAGGGCGTGCCGGAGGGTTCGACGCACACGCGCATCCCCTACCCCAACTTCCTCGACGTGCACGAGGCGTACAACAAGGTCGCCGCCGAAGGGGGCGTGAGCTTTCGCAACGGCAAAAAGCCCGAATCGCTCTTACGCCAGCTCATTGAGATGTTCACCGAACCGGGGGATGTGGTCCTCGACTATCACCTGGGTTCCGGGACTACCGCGGCCGTCGCCCATAAGCTGGGCCGCCGCTACATCGGGATCGAACAGCGCGAATGGGTGGAAACGATCGCCCTGGCCCGTCTGCGGGATGTCATCGCCGGGGAGCAATCCGGCATCTCGGCCGATAGTGGCTGGCAGGGCGGCGGGAGCGTCGTCTACGGGGAGTTGCGTTAG
- a CDS encoding DUF2249 domain-containing protein: MQLPLSQDIPTLNASQIPHAVRHGAIHGALDTRQVGESMILIAPHNPLPLLQEVDNRAEDFEVTYLQEGPEEWHLKFTRTA, encoded by the coding sequence ATGCAGCTTCCCCTCTCCCAGGACATCCCCACCCTCAACGCCTCGCAGATCCCCCACGCCGTGCGCCACGGCGCCATCCACGGGGCCCTGGACACCCGCCAGGTCGGCGAATCCATGATCCTCATCGCGCCGCACAACCCGCTGCCGCTGCTGCAGGAAGTGGACAACCGCGCGGAGGATTTCGAGGTCACCTACCTCCAGGAGGGCCCCGAGGAGTGGCACCTGAAGTTCACCCGCACGGCGTAG
- a CDS encoding beta-carotene 15,15'-monooxygenase codes for MADLTLSDVSLRARSRWHTWAAALIGLWLLTGVGIAIARAFGAPISWWVSVHSFTLGVVATAILIYSTHFTQALTRTAADDVRGLSIRVGLVQVGLILLIIGKAGCDWGALADFAATLVIGAFIWHMVVVYRHLRSSLAGQFAVTVPFYLAAAAFLVVAGLLGNFAGRGVGTYSDMIAAHSRAAIWGFAWLTVLGTMVTLLPTLSGTRISDLARRRCTRALIVHCLGLSAVIVAQMLGHAVWAGVFQLVVVAAALLILQPVLSAVLTGGAVWTTASLSVTAGLLWMIAVCAADAASNITGADPRMITLLLIPVFLGAGLLQLIFGVLHHLLPVLLAGGRARVLRAKAAADYGGVARVLLVNLGALLLLLIDAGPSRTAGFLLLGLGLVAHVGSLAVAVLLHHRSESS; via the coding sequence GTGGCTGATCTCACGCTTTCCGATGTCTCCCTCCGAGCACGCAGCCGCTGGCACACCTGGGCCGCCGCCCTCATCGGACTGTGGCTGCTCACGGGAGTGGGCATCGCCATCGCCCGGGCCTTCGGCGCCCCCATCAGCTGGTGGGTGAGCGTCCACTCTTTCACCCTGGGAGTCGTGGCCACCGCCATCCTCATCTACTCCACCCACTTCACGCAGGCGCTGACCCGCACCGCCGCCGACGACGTCCGGGGCTTAAGCATCCGCGTTGGCCTCGTTCAGGTCGGGCTGATCCTGCTCATCATCGGTAAAGCCGGTTGTGACTGGGGTGCGCTCGCGGACTTCGCGGCCACCCTTGTCATCGGCGCCTTCATCTGGCACATGGTGGTGGTGTACCGCCACCTGCGAAGCAGCTTGGCCGGTCAGTTCGCCGTCACCGTGCCGTTCTATCTCGCGGCCGCCGCCTTCCTCGTTGTCGCGGGGCTCTTGGGCAACTTTGCGGGTCGGGGAGTGGGCACCTATTCCGACATGATCGCCGCCCATTCGCGCGCCGCCATCTGGGGTTTCGCCTGGCTCACGGTGTTGGGCACCATGGTTACCCTCCTGCCCACGTTGTCCGGCACCCGCATCAGCGACCTCGCTCGCCGCCGCTGCACGAGGGCGCTCATCGTGCACTGCCTTGGACTCAGCGCGGTCATCGTGGCGCAGATGCTGGGACACGCCGTGTGGGCGGGGGTGTTCCAACTCGTCGTGGTGGCCGCAGCGTTGCTCATCCTGCAACCGGTGTTGTCGGCGGTGCTCACGGGTGGAGCGGTCTGGACCACGGCGTCACTAAGCGTCACCGCCGGTCTGTTGTGGATGATTGCGGTCTGTGCCGCCGATGCCGCCAGCAACATCACCGGCGCCGACCCCCGGATGATCACCCTCCTGCTCATTCCCGTGTTCCTTGGGGCGGGACTCCTGCAGCTCATCTTCGGAGTGCTGCATCATCTGCTGCCCGTCCTCCTCGCGGGCGGCCGCGCCCGCGTCCTCCGCGCGAAGGCCGCCGCCGACTACGGCGGGGTGGCACGAGTCTTGCTGGTCAATCTCGGAGCGTTGCTCCTGCTGCTTATCGACGCCGGCCCCTCCCGCACCGCCGGCTTCCTCCTCCTCGGCCTCGGCCTTGTCGCCCACGTGGGCTCGCTCGCCGTCGCCGTCCTCCTTCACCATCGATCGGAATCCTCATGA
- a CDS encoding multicopper oxidase domain-containing protein, producing the protein MTIPLGAPHSGNSSGADAQQTSSWASWLIIGVAIAAVVILGVTLTTRVMNPTPTSAPTAVATGSMTADVRIEGMAYIPNRIEVPPGTQLTIQLTNDDNQRHDLTLNGVTTPLIDPGDTVTLDAGVFTDNTQGYCTVAGHKSQGMVFDVVVTGSAVSAAEAPATDSLVEVPSSAERLSHEITDAIWRDPELDPAPTGTVHDVEMTVTEEIREVAPGHRQLQWLFNGQAPGPTLRGKVGDTFRITLKNEGSMGHSVDFHAGEVSPDAPMSTINPGESLVYEFVARRYGIWMYHCATAPMSLHIANGMAGTVIIDPPGGLDTVDSEYALVASEVFLGAETTGADADRVTAGSYDLTAFNGFPNQYDGRPIELKVGQRARFWVLNVGPDNPLAFHIVGTVFDTVFTEGQYTIRHGLDQDTGAQVLPLLPAQGGFVEVTFDEPGSYTFVNHLMTDAEKGQHGTIKVS; encoded by the coding sequence ATGACCATCCCCTTGGGCGCACCTCACTCCGGCAACAGCTCCGGGGCGGATGCTCAGCAGACGTCGTCGTGGGCGTCCTGGCTCATCATCGGCGTCGCGATCGCGGCCGTGGTCATCCTCGGCGTCACCCTGACCACCCGGGTCATGAACCCCACACCCACCTCGGCTCCCACCGCCGTCGCCACCGGATCAATGACCGCGGACGTGCGCATTGAGGGCATGGCGTACATTCCCAATCGCATCGAGGTTCCCCCGGGCACCCAGCTCACCATCCAGCTGACCAACGATGACAACCAGCGCCACGACCTCACCCTCAACGGAGTGACCACCCCGCTCATTGACCCAGGTGACACGGTCACCCTCGATGCTGGGGTCTTCACGGACAACACCCAGGGCTACTGCACCGTCGCCGGACACAAATCCCAGGGCATGGTGTTCGACGTCGTGGTCACCGGGTCCGCTGTCAGTGCGGCGGAGGCCCCGGCGACCGACTCGCTAGTCGAGGTCCCCAGCTCCGCCGAACGCCTCTCCCACGAGATCACCGATGCGATCTGGCGCGACCCGGAACTCGATCCCGCGCCCACCGGCACGGTCCACGACGTGGAGATGACCGTCACCGAGGAGATCCGGGAAGTTGCCCCTGGTCATCGCCAACTGCAATGGCTCTTCAACGGCCAAGCCCCGGGTCCGACCCTGCGAGGCAAGGTCGGCGACACCTTCCGCATCACGTTGAAAAACGAAGGCTCGATGGGTCACTCCGTCGATTTTCACGCCGGAGAAGTCAGCCCCGACGCCCCCATGTCCACCATCAACCCAGGTGAGAGCCTGGTGTACGAGTTCGTGGCCCGCCGCTACGGCATCTGGATGTATCACTGCGCCACGGCACCGATGAGCCTCCACATCGCCAACGGGATGGCCGGGACGGTCATCATTGACCCGCCGGGGGGACTAGACACGGTGGACAGCGAATACGCACTGGTGGCCAGTGAGGTCTTCCTCGGGGCGGAGACCACGGGTGCCGATGCCGACCGCGTCACCGCCGGCTCCTACGACCTCACCGCCTTCAACGGCTTCCCCAACCAATACGATGGCCGCCCCATCGAACTGAAGGTGGGGCAGCGGGCCCGCTTCTGGGTACTCAATGTCGGCCCGGACAACCCGCTGGCCTTCCACATCGTCGGCACCGTCTTTGACACGGTATTCACCGAAGGCCAGTACACCATTCGCCATGGCCTGGACCAGGACACCGGAGCCCAAGTCCTCCCACTCCTCCCCGCACAGGGCGGGTTCGTGGAAGTCACCTTCGACGAGCCGGGGAGCTACACCTTTGTCAACCACCTCATGACAGATGCGGAGAAGGGCCAGCACGGGACCATCAAGGTCAGTTAA
- the mobA gene encoding molybdenum cofactor guanylyltransferase, producing MSLGAIILAGGRSTRMGADKATVLLDGRPLITILLASLGRVPGVDQVVVVSPSLTLEGVTVVSEDPPFGGPVAGIAAGAAALSEVDLVGVVSVDAPDAAAALPQLVQALEVDADADVAVIRAADGYLQPLCAVWRTASLARALASLPSVRDVAAKKLLAGAEVIIEVPGDGSERDYDTAAELAERGEVDFA from the coding sequence GTGAGCCTCGGCGCCATCATCCTCGCGGGGGGCCGCAGCACCCGTATGGGCGCTGACAAGGCGACAGTGCTTCTCGACGGCCGCCCGCTCATCACCATTCTCCTCGCCTCGCTCGGGCGCGTCCCCGGCGTCGACCAGGTTGTCGTCGTCTCCCCCTCCCTCACGCTGGAGGGGGTCACGGTGGTCTCGGAGGACCCGCCTTTCGGCGGTCCCGTCGCGGGGATCGCCGCGGGTGCGGCCGCTCTGTCCGAAGTTGACCTGGTGGGCGTGGTGTCCGTGGATGCGCCTGATGCCGCGGCCGCCCTGCCGCAGTTGGTGCAGGCACTGGAGGTGGACGCTGATGCGGATGTCGCCGTCATCCGCGCCGCCGATGGCTACCTGCAACCTCTTTGTGCGGTGTGGCGCACCGCGTCTTTGGCCCGCGCGTTGGCGTCCCTGCCCTCGGTCCGGGATGTGGCTGCGAAGAAGCTCCTCGCGGGTGCCGAGGTGATCATCGAAGTGCCCGGCGACGGGAGCGAGCGCGACTATGACACCGCCGCTGAGCTGGCTGAACGCGGCGAGGTCGACTTCGCTTAA
- the moaC gene encoding cyclic pyranopterin monophosphate synthase MoaC: protein MKFTHLNDAGTAYMVDVTDKSPTVRSATAQGEVACSPEVLQALRDGTVPKGDVLAVARIAGISAAKKVPDLLPLAHTIGVHGCVVDLSIEDDHVFISATVRTADRTGVEMEALTAVTVAALAVIDMVKGVDRSAVIRRCGIVAKSGGRSGDWSREL, encoded by the coding sequence GTGAAGTTCACCCACCTCAACGACGCTGGCACGGCCTACATGGTCGATGTCACCGACAAGTCCCCCACCGTCCGTTCTGCCACGGCGCAGGGGGAGGTTGCCTGTTCGCCGGAGGTGTTGCAGGCGCTGCGCGACGGCACTGTCCCCAAGGGCGATGTCCTCGCCGTCGCGCGGATCGCGGGAATCTCGGCGGCGAAGAAGGTCCCGGACCTGCTGCCGCTCGCGCACACGATTGGGGTGCACGGGTGTGTGGTGGACCTATCCATCGAGGACGATCACGTGTTCATCTCGGCAACGGTGCGGACCGCCGATCGCACGGGCGTCGAGATGGAAGCCCTCACCGCCGTCACGGTCGCGGCGTTGGCCGTCATCGACATGGTCAAGGGCGTGGATCGTTCTGCCGTCATTCGCCGGTGCGGGATCGTGGCCAAGTCGGGCGGTCGATCCGGGGATTGGTCGCGGGAGCTGTGA